From a single Oncorhynchus tshawytscha isolate Ot180627B linkage group LG33, Otsh_v2.0, whole genome shotgun sequence genomic region:
- the LOC112231473 gene encoding serine/threonine-protein kinase N1-like isoform X3, which produces MEADGYVRIADFGLCKKGMGYGDRTATFCGTPEFLAPEVLTDNNYTRCVDWWGLGVLIYEMLVGESPFPGDDEEVVFDSIVNDEVRYPRFLSPESPSSKSYYRKTLKGGWDQESRAQRGQETQGH; this is translated from the exons ATGGAAGCAGATGGCTATGTGAGGATAGCAGACTTTGGATTGTGCAAGAAAG GTATGGGTTACGGAGATCGCACCGCCACATTCTGTGGCACACCAGAGTTCCTGGCCCCGGAGGTGCTGACGGACAACAACTACACCCGCTGTGTGGACTGGTGGGGCCTGGGTGTCCTCATCTACGAGATGCTGGTGGGAGAG TCTCCCTTCCCTGGTGACGATGAGGAGGTGGTGTTTGACAGCATAGTAAATGATGAAGTGCGCTACCCGAGGTTCCTCTCCCCAGAGTCTCCATCATCCAAAAG CTACTACAGAAAAACCCTGAAAGGAGGCTGGGATCAGGAGAGCCGGGCCCAACGAGGTCAAGAAACACAG GGCCATTAA
- the LOC112231473 gene encoding serine/threonine-protein kinase N2-like isoform X1: protein MEADGYVRIADFGLCKKGMGYGDRTATFCGTPEFLAPEVLTDNNYTRCVDWWGLGVLIYEMLVGESPFPGDDEEVVFDSIVNDEVRYPRFLSPESPSSKSYYRKTLKGGWDQESRAQRGQETQVLPETGRLCFTKKVVPPFFPQISNFDEEFTKLKPVLTPLTQTPSFLTADQQEISVD from the exons ATGGAAGCAGATGGCTATGTGAGGATAGCAGACTTTGGATTGTGCAAGAAAG GTATGGGTTACGGAGATCGCACCGCCACATTCTGTGGCACACCAGAGTTCCTGGCCCCGGAGGTGCTGACGGACAACAACTACACCCGCTGTGTGGACTGGTGGGGCCTGGGTGTCCTCATCTACGAGATGCTGGTGGGAGAG TCTCCCTTCCCTGGTGACGATGAGGAGGTGGTGTTTGACAGCATAGTAAATGATGAAGTGCGCTACCCGAGGTTCCTCTCCCCAGAGTCTCCATCATCCAAAAG CTACTACAGAAAAACCCTGAAAGGAGGCTGGGATCAGGAGAGCCGGGCCCAACGAGGTCAAGAAACACAGGTACTTCCAG AGACTGGAAGGCTGTGCTTCACAAAAAAAGTGGTTCCCCCGTTCTTCCCACAGATCAGTAACTTTGACGAGGAGTTCACAAAGCTCAAGCCAGTTCTCACCCCCCTCACACAGACACCCTCCTTCCTCACTGCCGACCAACAGGAGATCTCTGTCGACTGA
- the LOC112231473 gene encoding serine/threonine-protein kinase N1-like isoform X2 translates to MEADGYVRIADFGLCKKGMGYGDRTATFCGTPEFLAPEVLTDNNYTRCVDWWGLGVLIYEMLVGESPFPGDDEEVVFDSIVNDEVRYPRFLSPESPSSKSYYRKTLKGGWDQESRAQRGQETQVLPGPLMFCG, encoded by the exons ATGGAAGCAGATGGCTATGTGAGGATAGCAGACTTTGGATTGTGCAAGAAAG GTATGGGTTACGGAGATCGCACCGCCACATTCTGTGGCACACCAGAGTTCCTGGCCCCGGAGGTGCTGACGGACAACAACTACACCCGCTGTGTGGACTGGTGGGGCCTGGGTGTCCTCATCTACGAGATGCTGGTGGGAGAG TCTCCCTTCCCTGGTGACGATGAGGAGGTGGTGTTTGACAGCATAGTAAATGATGAAGTGCGCTACCCGAGGTTCCTCTCCCCAGAGTCTCCATCATCCAAAAG CTACTACAGAAAAACCCTGAAAGGAGGCTGGGATCAGGAGAGCCGGGCCCAACGAGGTCAAGAAACACAGGTACTTCCAG GGCCATTAATGTTCTGTGGGTGA